The Phlebotomus papatasi isolate M1 chromosome 3, Ppap_2.1, whole genome shotgun sequence genomic sequence TAGAAGAATGTAGATTTTTGTATGaatccaaataaaatttaaatggtattttgaaaatattttagtagtTTTTATAAAATGTTATAAAGTCTATAAAAAAGTGATAGCGATATCGTATATTTGTTATCACGCCAATAGCTGCACCTCTAGATAAGCCATATCAGTGTTAAGTAGTGTGGTGACAGACGTTACgtgttttatttgtatttttgtgTCGCCAAAATAATGTTCTTACGGAAATACAAGTGGTTAATACTTATTCTCAGTGGATTAACTTTCATCTATCTCATCTTCTTCAATTTTACCACCATAAATGACAACAgagattttcaaatttacatGGAAAAACTCCGGGTTATTAGTGAAAATCTGGTGCGGAAGGGATGGGATGATAGTACGGTAGCTCAGTGGAAGATATCACTAGAAATTTCAAAGAATTCACCAAAAGGCAGCtgcaatttcaaaaacattgtcGTTGCTCTGCATGGAGATTCCCTGGAGGATTACCTATGGGAATATGTGTCACTCCTGGTGCTAAGGGAGCGATGGAAACATGAGCACAATATCACGATAGGCGTTTTCTTATCACCAAAATCCAAAAGAGCACTTGGAAAGGTGCTGTTCAGAGTTCATCTGGATTCTGTGAAGGTATTCTGTTATTCTATTTTAAATGGTAGTGATTCTTTGGGCAACGAGAGATCCGATGAAATTATCTCTGTAAAACTTAGGCTAAGAAAAATTCGTTAAATGCTAGAATTcacagcaaaaaaaactgtccaAGAACACTAATGATTGAAGAAGTTCTATGCTGTGTTTTGTATttctaattttcaataattaactTTCGATATATGGACAATATATCGACATAACCTacgaataaatataatataatatatatttttttacaaattcatTCCTCAAATTAGAATCGTTTTTGGGCCTCAGTACTATCAATCACTGAATCTGTAGAATTAACCAGTGGATTTGACTATATAGTTTCCCTTAAAATATACATTTAACGtatttaacatttaataaaGTTGAATGAATGTAGGAAGTAGGAACACATCGACATATTCCctcaaatatttataagtctgattcCTTTATCACACAATTTCGTAtcatttttatagaattttattaaattaaaatttcaatgttatAGCTTTTGGCCTAGTACTCGAACTTCTGAGTagcaattttgattttgtttctGATTTAAAGAGTaacgtgggtcaaaaagactaaaaaacagcatattttttataaatttttttcgttataataaaataacttattttattgaaactcttaggcatataaaacaACAATATTAAGtcattctgaaattttcatttaaaaaatttaaaaatgcagCTTTTGGCTCCTTAAAATCAGTCAAAAAACTTTTAACCCCAAAAAACAAATAGCCAAAAGCCTAATCtcttatcgtttttttttcaaaaaatcgcaaatctgctctagaaaccgtagGGGAATctagggcaccaccaaacatggggtagcaccaaacactgcgattttttaatcagatattcgaattCATAGGACaagacttaaagaaatttataagcattatagggatgcttgtccactgaagaaatggtcgagatagtccaagaagtttagtaataaaaattagtgtttggtgctaccccgtgtttggtggtgccccagtttcccctaattctcaatatttctggatgaattCAACAgagaatacttaaaatggttcTACTTACGGATTTTCATTACGggatttgcaaaatctcgacaaaaaatttttggacCAAAATAATCGATTGGCTagccgttttttcaaaaaatcgcaAAGGCAGGTCTCTAGCTGGGACTCCACTTCTTGAAACGTGTTTTCCTTAACAGCTAAACGCAAAGCATCTGCGAACAAGAAGGCCTTGGAGGGAGACGGCAATTACTGATCATTTATGTAAACTAGTGTAGAGGcctgagataaaaaaaaacaacaaaatatttaaattagctGTTCAGGAGCCCCCTCAAGTTCACTAGTTTTTTGTTTAAATGAAAAAGAGATTACcattctaattaatttttatgatttaaatttttcactaacaaaaatttaatattttactgatcatttttgttttcttactgcttattttgttttttttttgtcatataatATTGTTGGAAATCTCTGttgcaaatgaataaaaaaaaaataaaataaaacaattcttCTACTTAATTTAGACCCATCCAAGTGACTGCCTTGACTTCAAACATGCTGAGATCTTGGGCAATCAGGACACTCCGAAATTTGCCAAAGATCCCTCAAGACCACAGCTATTTCTGCTGGAACCAGGAGCCAAGAGATACCCAGAACTCGTTCACACTGATCTAATTTGGCTGAAAGGTGGCCTTATACTCAGAAAAAGTCTCTTGAGTGAAGCTAAGAATAGAATGCGAAGACTTAAGGAGTCCTTCAAGCGAGAAAATGACACAAACAATATCTACTTGGTGGCACTTCATCTGGGCATCAATCGAATACCTCTAAAAGTCCCACTTACTTTCTACAAGACAGCGATCAATACTGTCCTGAAGTGGCACGAAGAAGCTGGATTTGTGATCTTCTGTCCCAAGAGCAAGATGTCCTTCTGCAAAGACACTTTCGACGAGGAAGAGTCACACTTAAAAATTGTTCAGACCAAAGATGAGGCTGATGATTTAGCTGCTCTGACACTATTTGATGGTAACATTATTCGGAGTGATTTAGGCTTCCTGGCAGCCCTTCTCAATGATGGAGAAACTCTTCTATTCCAAACCCATTCCACAGACAATGATCCTGCGGCTTTTGTTGCTCGCTATCAACCAAAATGGCTGTTGATTAACTAAATTGAAACaactaaaattttaacaaatcacttttcctcatttttttgctttaaatcttttttacttctttgtGACACAATTcatctttttgtttctctctCCCTAAAAACTAATTCTCTCATACAGACACACATTTCTAAACGAAATAAAATATAACATTGGAAATAGCTCAATAActaaaaattatacaatttgTTGGAAGTTACTTTTAAAACAGAGGAGAAAATGAACTTTATTTTATGTTCGACCAAAGAAAGGTTATAAACTTCCATACACGATTATCCTAATATTTTTACTCTTTCtctctaaattaaaaaaaaaaaacaaataataagtaggaaaattaggaagaaatttgggaataataattttaataatagacATTCAGCTCGCACTTTTTTTAGTATCATAAACAATAATGTGAAGTTTTGGAAGAGTTTTAAGGATTTaactgtaaaaatttaatttgatattcGAGTTGACAAATGCAGAGAAAATCCCTTAAAAATTATCTTAAACGCATTTCCATCATTAGAAAGATATTTCAGGAATTTCAGTAACAATGTTGAAgattattttttgcattcttTTAGAAAAGTGTAATGTACAAAGGGTTCAACAAACTCATTCAGAATAATACAGACACTTTTTTCTTTAAGATAATATTAATTTAGTCTCAACTgccttattaaaaattttattgagtgaGATCTTTAAAATCTCACCTCTTACGTCTCGTAGTAGATTTATCTGAAATCAAATACCTAGTCAGAACTATTAGCAAGTGAGTATAGCTTGGGAAAAACataatgcaatattttaaaaaaaaaatcaaatttctatGTTTGGcacatttaaatatatattatcattaacattttgcattgaaaatggaaaattagttatcaaggaaataaaaaaaaaacattcctcAAGATATTCTCAGGTCAAACCTTTCTAGAATAGGTGTGCAGAAGTTCAATGAAATCGGTAgattattttttacaaaatcgtgATCAGCAACTTCGGAAAAATAGTATTAGAAAAAACAGAATTAAAGTTTCCGTTCAGGATTGGATGAGTGTGACTGAAACCTTTTAAAAGTCCTTCATGTTGTCTGAAAAGTTCGCGTAAAAGACATGAAAGAAACATTAAATAATTCTAAGACTATCTTTTTCCAAAACCAGTAATCTTTTATAATTTCAAAGCACTTGTCCCAATTCAGCTTAAATTATCATTAAACTATTGAGGAAATGTTTTTTTACAAGTTCTGTCAAATAAGGCTGAATCTGCTATTGATTCTTATTCCATTTAAACCGTTGGTCATGTGGGAATTTCGTTATATTTCGTAGTGAACTGAACACTAATCCCATGAAGTCAAACCTAGCGAATACGGCGGATAACAAAAGAATTTGATATTCAtcataaacattagagatagagccCGGCCAAGTTCGATATACAGTAGACACTCGCTCAATCGcctctttttcaatcgagcgcaaaattttgttgacaattttcacgtttgattttaaagcaaatttgttcaaatttgctgtatagttcctcttgttttatcgtgattctttatatttgagcgctttttgtggaatttacaatgattctgatgcccaaatctctcgaaaatttggatgacattttgccccatatgcccgattgagagagagtctactgtagtaagaGTCGAGATCGGGATACAGTGGGGTGGAGTGGGAACGCATGCGTCTCACCGTTAGAAAactctcgatctcagatacgatatactaaaaaaaatcattgaaatcacTTTACAAGTCGGGTGAAAAGTTTTAAGAGCggacagaaaaaaaaggaataccAAGGTAATTCCAAAATCTTGTTTTTCTAATCAATAATCTCCTACAACTTTGACGTACTTGAGTTAATGACCCTCCAattatattctaaaaaaaaaccatggcATAAGCGTGTTTCTGGAACATCTGCAAATATACTTCTATGGCTGCTATTGCTTCTTTATTCGGCTCAAAGTGTTGTCtacggaaaaatttattcacgTTTCCCGACAAATAGATGTTGCTGGAGGTCAAATCTAGTTAATAATGACGGAAGATCAAACAATTCGTATATtaaatcgacggctccattccatactatgc encodes the following:
- the LOC129806359 gene encoding uncharacterized protein LOC129806359; translated protein: MFLRKYKWLILILSGLTFIYLIFFNFTTINDNRDFQIYMEKLRVISENLVRKGWDDSTVAQWKISLEISKNSPKGSCNFKNIVVALHGDSLEDYLWEYVSLLVLRERWKHEHNITIGVFLSPKSKRALGKVLFRVHLDSVKTHPSDCLDFKHAEILGNQDTPKFAKDPSRPQLFLLEPGAKRYPELVHTDLIWLKGGLILRKSLLSEAKNRMRRLKESFKRENDTNNIYLVALHLGINRIPLKVPLTFYKTAINTVLKWHEEAGFVIFCPKSKMSFCKDTFDEEESHLKIVQTKDEADDLAALTLFDGNIIRSDLGFLAALLNDGETLLFQTHSTDNDPAAFVARYQPKWLLIN